One Pseudobacteroides sp. genomic region harbors:
- a CDS encoding acyl-CoA thioesterase, with protein sequence MADNVNSDVKGKTPSASQIEMTELVLPNDTNLLGNLLGGRLMHWMDIAGAMVATRHSNKTVATVALDSLDFRHPVRMGELVILKAKMTWAGKTSMEVAINVYAENMKTGNVILTNKAYLTFVALGTDCKPSVVPPLIPETDDEKKDYIEAEQRRNERLKKRAKE encoded by the coding sequence ACAATGTAAATAGCGATGTTAAAGGAAAAACCCCTAGTGCCTCACAAATAGAAATGACGGAACTTGTTCTTCCTAATGATACAAACCTGCTGGGTAATCTGCTAGGTGGCAGGCTGATGCACTGGATGGATATAGCAGGTGCAATGGTTGCTACAAGGCATTCAAATAAAACAGTTGCAACAGTAGCATTGGATAGTCTGGATTTCAGACACCCTGTGAGAATGGGCGAACTGGTTATCCTTAAGGCTAAAATGACTTGGGCAGGAAAGACCTCCATGGAGGTAGCCATAAATGTATACGCAGAAAATATGAAAACAGGCAATGTTATCCTCACAAACAAAGCCTATCTGACTTTTGTAGCGTTGGGCACGGATTGCAAGCCTTCGGTGGTGCCTCCTCTCATTCCTGAAACCGATGATGAGAAGAAGGATTATATTGAAGCAGAACAAAGGAGAAATGAGAGGTTAAAGAAAAGAGCAAAAGAATAA
- a CDS encoding Hsp20/alpha crystallin family protein, with amino-acid sequence MFGLTPYFRKQNDIMKGNNIWDINTVFEEFFKEPFFQNSFMAANAIKADIRENDKEYIVDAEIPGVNKEDIKLELRNDTLTISVEHKVDTEEKSENYLRRERKLGSFSRSFYVQNVKNDMVTAKYNNGILTITLPKEEGKAKSNRIDIQ; translated from the coding sequence ATGTTTGGATTAACACCATATTTTAGAAAGCAAAACGACATCATGAAGGGAAACAATATTTGGGATATTAACACGGTTTTTGAGGAGTTTTTTAAGGAACCTTTCTTTCAAAACAGCTTTATGGCTGCAAATGCAATAAAGGCTGACATACGGGAAAATGACAAAGAATATATAGTTGATGCTGAAATTCCTGGAGTAAACAAGGAAGACATAAAGCTTGAGCTAAGAAATGACACTCTGACAATATCCGTGGAGCATAAGGTGGATACAGAGGAGAAGTCGGAAAATTACTTAAGGCGTGAAAGAAAGTTAGGATCATTCTCAAGAAGCTTCTATGTGCAGAATGTAAAAAATGACATGGTAACGGCAAAGTATAACAACGGCATTTTGACAATAACCCTTCCAAAGGAAGAAGGGAAGGCGAAATCCAACAGAATTGATATACAATAG
- the spoVB gene encoding stage V sporulation protein B — translation MSKKSFVSGAIILMLAGFIVKIFGFVYRIYLSNLIGSEGMGLFQLISPVYSLIILTLTSGISIAVSKMVAEQFARNNLINLRRITYCAFVISLGAGLFISGGIYFFMDFIAREVLKDSRTHLSLLILVPCIPVIAASSALKGYYYGIQQVAPTAVSQIFEQVVKITVVMLLASRFIDAGLQYACAMATLGMALGEIANLSLLVLIYKFRKKTLPKIVSKKGIMRKRKIIKEIVKTAVPVSLSRFITSVMAAFEFILIPRRLLEGGLNYSASMMEYGKLTGMAMPLISFPSLVTSSLAITLVPAISEALSMKQLRSVNYRVSKSIQLTFILGFIFTAIFLAFPNEIGGILYKREKVGNLLFILAFTCIFAYLQQTLLGVLNGMGKQAVSLRNSVIGSVIRIGFVYFAIPAYGIKGYVTGIIISSGFVCILNLATVVNTTGMTIDFRNWIIKPGFIGLIMLFISKYIYSFFGIFTNSIAINTVLAVAANVLIGLFLMTVIGVLKKDELQRLYKGKSKRR, via the coding sequence ATGTCAAAAAAATCTTTTGTCAGCGGTGCAATAATATTAATGCTAGCTGGATTTATAGTAAAAATCTTCGGATTTGTTTACCGGATATATTTGTCAAATTTGATAGGTTCTGAAGGTATGGGGCTTTTCCAGCTGATATCCCCTGTGTACTCTTTGATTATACTTACTCTGACATCCGGAATATCCATAGCTGTTTCCAAAATGGTTGCGGAACAATTTGCAAGAAACAACCTTATAAACTTAAGGAGAATAACCTATTGTGCCTTTGTGATTTCACTGGGGGCAGGTTTATTTATCTCAGGCGGAATATATTTTTTTATGGACTTCATTGCCCGTGAGGTTTTAAAAGACAGCAGAACCCATCTTTCGTTGCTGATTTTAGTTCCATGCATACCTGTAATAGCCGCTTCCTCAGCACTGAAGGGCTATTACTACGGTATACAGCAGGTGGCACCCACAGCAGTATCGCAAATTTTTGAACAGGTAGTAAAAATAACTGTTGTCATGCTCCTTGCTTCAAGATTTATCGATGCAGGCCTTCAATACGCCTGTGCAATGGCAACATTAGGTATGGCCCTGGGGGAAATAGCCAACCTTTCGTTGTTGGTTCTTATTTACAAGTTCAGGAAGAAAACATTGCCCAAAATTGTATCAAAGAAAGGAATAATGCGAAAGAGAAAAATTATCAAAGAAATTGTAAAGACTGCAGTTCCTGTGTCTTTGAGCAGATTTATTACTTCGGTAATGGCAGCTTTCGAATTTATTCTCATTCCAAGAAGGCTTCTTGAAGGAGGACTGAATTACTCTGCCAGCATGATGGAATATGGAAAGCTTACAGGTATGGCGATGCCTCTCATTTCTTTTCCTTCGCTGGTCACATCATCCCTAGCAATAACCTTGGTTCCGGCAATATCTGAAGCTTTATCAATGAAGCAGCTGCGATCTGTTAATTATAGAGTATCAAAATCAATACAGTTAACGTTCATTCTAGGTTTCATATTCACTGCCATATTTCTTGCTTTTCCCAATGAGATAGGGGGCATCCTCTATAAAAGAGAAAAAGTAGGAAATCTCCTTTTCATTCTTGCATTCACCTGTATATTTGCATATCTACAGCAAACCCTTTTGGGAGTTCTAAACGGTATGGGCAAGCAAGCCGTATCATTAAGAAACTCTGTAATAGGCAGTGTAATAAGAATAGGATTTGTGTACTTTGCTATCCCGGCATACGGTATAAAGGGGTACGTGACTGGAATAATAATAAGCTCGGGATTTGTGTGCATTCTTAACCTGGCTACAGTAGTAAACACAACAGGTATGACGATAGACTTTCGCAACTGGATAATAAAACCGGGCTTCATTGGCTTAATAATGCTTTTTATAAGTAAGTATATATACAGCTTCTTCGGCATATTCACAAACAGCATAGCAATAAATACGGTTTTGGCGGTAGCAGCCAATGTTTTGATAGGCCTCTTTCTAATGACTGTAATAGGGGTATTGAAAAAGGATGAATTGCAAAGGCTTTACAAAGGGAAATCTAAAAGAAGATAG
- a CDS encoding PLP-dependent aminotransferase family protein — translation MIEISELIKFEKDSSIPLYVQLFERLKELISGGTLVHDVKLPSIRHLSKELGVNRVTVVTAFKELENSGYVYTKPGSGTFVSNSYLVSAKNHHLQNNLVLDEVYTQEYAYLINNGQVSLTESSINFASATPTPDLFPVDDFKVVLNEVLERDKGNAFGYQDSQGYYPIRESICRVLGKAMVTCNPNDIQIISGAQQGIDIISKALLRQGDYIITESPTYAGAIAVFKSRGAQIADIELCEDGMSLNVLEYTIKKYKPRLLYTIPSFQNPTGYSCSNHKREQLLKLADKYDLYIIEDDYVSDLDFQDRKYLPLKSMDKSDRVIFIKSYSKIFMPGLRLGFMIVPTGILGNVIEAKHATDISTSGLIQRAFDLYIRKGFWDKHSQFMYNIYKERYIKTTNALDKHLPSGVIYKKPGGGLNIWLTLPPGFQVNTLVNICASKDIVFAPGKIFYSSNASQKLNSIRLSFASVYVENIDHGIETLCKTIGLMEQKNESYRNLPIL, via the coding sequence ATGATTGAAATCAGTGAATTGATAAAGTTTGAGAAAGATAGCTCGATACCATTATATGTTCAGCTTTTTGAAAGGCTTAAAGAACTGATATCTGGCGGAACCCTTGTACATGATGTCAAGCTCCCGTCCATAAGGCATTTATCCAAGGAGTTAGGGGTCAACAGAGTAACGGTTGTTACTGCTTTTAAAGAGCTTGAAAATAGCGGGTATGTATATACCAAACCCGGAAGTGGCACCTTTGTGTCCAATTCTTATTTGGTATCGGCTAAAAACCATCATTTACAAAACAACCTTGTCTTAGATGAGGTTTATACACAGGAATATGCATATTTAATAAATAACGGGCAGGTAAGCCTGACGGAAAGCAGCATTAATTTTGCCAGTGCCACACCTACACCAGATCTTTTCCCTGTGGACGATTTCAAGGTTGTTTTAAACGAGGTTCTTGAAAGGGATAAGGGTAATGCCTTTGGCTATCAGGACAGCCAGGGCTATTACCCTATTAGGGAGTCAATTTGCCGGGTTCTCGGGAAAGCAATGGTGACATGCAACCCCAATGATATTCAAATAATCTCCGGTGCCCAGCAGGGTATTGATATTATTTCAAAGGCTTTACTTCGACAAGGGGATTATATCATAACCGAAAGTCCCACCTACGCCGGAGCTATAGCTGTTTTTAAATCCAGAGGAGCACAAATTGCAGATATTGAGCTCTGCGAGGACGGGATGAGCCTTAATGTTCTTGAATATACCATTAAGAAGTACAAGCCTCGACTTTTATATACAATACCCTCATTTCAGAACCCGACAGGATATTCCTGCTCAAACCATAAAAGAGAGCAGCTTCTTAAGCTCGCCGATAAATACGACCTCTACATAATAGAAGATGATTATGTAAGCGATCTAGATTTTCAGGATAGAAAATACCTCCCTTTAAAATCTATGGATAAAAGCGACAGAGTAATATTCATTAAAAGCTATTCAAAAATATTCATGCCCGGACTTCGCCTCGGCTTTATGATAGTGCCCACCGGCATTTTGGGCAATGTTATCGAAGCCAAGCACGCTACCGATATTTCCACTTCCGGCCTTATCCAAAGAGCTTTTGATCTATACATACGGAAAGGCTTCTGGGACAAGCATTCCCAGTTTATGTACAATATTTACAAGGAGCGTTACATAAAAACAACAAATGCATTAGACAAGCATCTTCCATCCGGGGTAATCTATAAAAAGCCTGGAGGAGGGCTGAATATTTGGCTTACCCTCCCTCCCGGCTTTCAGGTAAATACACTTGTTAATATATGTGCATCGAAGGACATCGTTTTTGCTCCGGGTAAAATATTTTATAGCAGCAATGCATCACAAAAGCTTAATAGTATAAGGCTGAGCTTTGCATCGGTTTATGTTGAAAATATAGATCACGGAATTGAGACCTTGTGTAAAACCATAGGACTTATGGAGCAAAAAAACGAATCCTACAGAAATCTCCCTATTTTGTAA